A stretch of the Marasmius oreades isolate 03SP1 chromosome 8, whole genome shotgun sequence genome encodes the following:
- a CDS encoding uncharacterized protein (antiSMASH:Cluster_8.2): MLKKSQKSLLSSSIYSLVLVLFVVTASAARSSNENSHARRSLDRKRQPGLAGFVDGNLVQRDDGSLIDELGSLLGIDTTSLLGPTSIVPSSTSSSVTSSARSDSTSSSSSSSISSSSSASSSVTSSSSPSSTSSGDILDTLTSIILGNPPSTSDTSSSTTASDTIGTTTGTDTNPGTPTQTDVTTSTTPVTTPPPTESATSTTSSDGGILSSILSGLSSVVDPPTTVETTTESTSPTSEPTTSDSTITDPPSSSATPTSSDGGILSTLITDLSSVLDPPSSSATPTSSDGGILSSILDPTSSSATPTSSDGGILSTVITDISSVLNPPTSSSAFSSTITNPPSSSISDSASSSLPITDPPASSSSSGSSSSFSDSSIPSGSSGPSSNSSAPSSTVSPSISFPSGNVSISATTTSSSVNTSSTTSQPPISVESDLSFVLTQSQLAFSSVPTTTRTQSLSDPDQATTTLSSTTPAASATFTEAPLPPDLPSRIYPSDPVASGTNVTGYTTFVMLFDQLLSWPFVVDDPYSSSQIFALMPAIINTALGLTEGRQQQTSYLQAYKRMDYHGPQDASSLGTQYWGKLPTEEIANLAAMVQAPKSPFYNAVNNQVARQLAEHVDKGFSVVAQPNSNGGDGGKTSEGSESGNTSSDRTRQDAIIGVVSALGGIAILVLAFLVYRWYQRRKEQQHRRLSDPPGSRPMGRDFDQDSVGGQRRRSFYFAEDSLRGFQDAQQSDQVDAFGYHASQSAPGMSQRRNIVPGAISQPILRESSMNW, from the exons ATGCTCAAAAAATCCCAAAAATCGTTGCTTTCGTCCTCTATTTAttctctcgttctcgttctcttcGTCGTTACGGCTAGCGCCGCCCGTTCTTCGAACGAAAATTCCCATGCACGTCGGTCTTTAGACAGGAAGAGGCAACCTGGTCTAGCAGGTTTTG TCGATGGGAACTTGGTTCAGAGGGATGATG GGAGTCTGATTGACGAACTAGGTTCTCTTCTCGGCATCGACACTACATCTCTTTTAGGACCGACTTCTATCGTTCCGAGCAGTACCAGCAGCAGTGTGACTTCCAGCGCCCGATCAGACTCaacatcgtcgtcgtcgtcgtcgtctatttcttcgtcatcttcgGCGTCCTCATCTGTtaccagcagcagcagtCCGTCCTCAACCAGTTCCGGCGATATCCTCGATACATTGACCTCAATCATCCTTGGGAATCCCCCCAGTACCTCGGACACCAGTTCCTCAACAACGGCATCAGACACTATTGGCACAACCACCGGTACAGACACCAACCCAGGCACCCCCACACAAACGGATGTCACGACGTCGACCACTCCCGTAACGACGCCGCCTCCGACCGAGTCTGCCACCAGTACAACGTCGAGTGATGGAGGCATTCTCTCAAGCATCCTCTCCGGTTTGAGCAGTGTTGTGGACCCTCCAACGACCGTTGAAACAACTACCGAGTCGACATCCCCAACCTCCGAACCCACGACATCCGACTCTACAATCACAGACCCACCGTCGTCCTCCGCCACTCCTACCTCTAGTGACGGTGGTATACTGTCCACTCTGATTACAGACCTGAGCAGCGTTCTGGATCCACCGTCGTCATCTGCCACCCCTACCTCTAGCGACGGCGGTATCCTGTCCAGCATTTTGGACCCAACGTCGTCATCTGCCACCCCTACCTCTAGTGACGGCGGTATCCTGTCCACTGTGATCACGGATATCAGCAGCGTTCTGAACCCACCGACGTCGAGCTCAGCTTTCTCTTCGACTATCACTAATCCTCCTTCATCATCTATCAgtgattctgcttcttcgtCTTTACCCATTACTGATCCTCCtgcttcatcgtcatcttcaggttcctcttcctccttttcGGATAGCTCCATTCCCAGTGGTTCGAGTGGTCCTAGCAGTAATAGCTCAGCCCCGTCAAGCACCGTTTCTCCTTCCATCTCGTTCCCCAGCGGTAATGTCAGCATCTCTGCCACCACGACTTCAAGCAGTGTCAATACATCCTCGACCACCTCCCAGCCTCCTATATCCGTTGAATCCGatctttcctttgttttgACGCAGTCGCAGTTGGCATTCTCCTCTGTGCCCACCACCACGAGGACGCAATCCTTGTCAGATCCTGACCAAGCAACGACGACGCTGTCATCGACTACGCCTGCGGCCTCTGCAACTTTCACAGAAGCGCCTCTACCTCCCGATCTCCCTAGTAGAATTTACCCCTCGGACCCGGTTGCTTCTGGGACCAATGTGACTGGATATACTACATTTGTCATGTTGTTCGATCAACTACTCAGCTGGCCGTTTGTGGTTGACGATCCGTACTCAAGCTCCCAAATTTTCGCGCTTATGCCCGCGATAATCAACACCGCGCTTGGACTCACAGAAG GCCGCCAGCAGCAAACTTCCTACTTACAAGCCTATAAGCGCATGGACTATCATGGACCACAGGATGCCTCCTCACTTGGCACTCAATACTGGGGTAAACTCCCTACCGAAGAAATTGCAAACCTGGCTGCGATGGTTCAGGCTCCCAAATCACCGTTCTACAATGCAGTTAATAACCAGGTAGCTAGGCAGCTTGCCGAACATGTAGACAAAGGTTTTTCCGTTGTAGCTCAACCTAATTCTAACGGTGGGGACGGAGGCAAGACGTCTGAAGGCTCCGAGAGCGGAAATACGTCCAGTGACCGTACCCGTCAAGATGCCATCATTGGTGTGGTCAGTGCACTGGGAGGTATTGCTATCTTGGTTCTGGCGTTCCTTGTGTACAGATGGTatcagaggaggaaggaacAACAACACCGCAGATTGAGTGACCCTCCCGGTTCGAGACCTATGGGAAGGGATTTCGACCAGGATAGTGTGGGCGgacagaggaggagaagTTTCTACTTCGCGGAAGATTCGTTACGGGGTTTCCAGGATGCGCAACAATCTGATCAGGTGGATGCGTTCGGCTACCATGCTTCTCAAAGTGCTCCGGGCATGTCACAACGCAGGAATATTGTTCCTGGAGCCATTTCCCAACCAATTTTGAGGGAGAGTAGTATGAACTGGTGA